One genomic region from Neisseria weaveri encodes:
- the rpmF gene encoding 50S ribosomal protein L32, whose translation MAVQQNKKSPSKRGMHRSHDALTAPALSVDSATGEVHRPHHISPNGMYRGRKVVKAKGE comes from the coding sequence ATGGCCGTTCAACAAAATAAAAAATCTCCCTCTAAACGCGGTATGCACCGTTCTCACGATGCTTTGACTGCGCCTGCTTTGTCTGTTGACAGCGCTACCGGCGAAGTACACCGCCCACACCACATTTCACCAAACGGCATGTACCGTGGCCGTAAAGTGGTAAAAGCCAAAGGCGAATAA